Proteins from one Ipomoea triloba cultivar NCNSP0323 chromosome 1, ASM357664v1 genomic window:
- the LOC116001066 gene encoding protein GRAVITROPIC IN THE LIGHT 1-like, which produces MDSVDCAAVTPSKSRWGGILGKVFPRIRKPKVKNDGDLVKTSEDEKMAVEAFVAKVFASLSAVKAAYAELQFAHSPYDPELIHAADQMVVSELKLLSELKQCFSKKQIGWDRGDPGITLLLAEIKEKKCVVKTYESMVKKMDSQVKLKGSEIMFLKEKLEEADKENKLLEKRLNSTSEPDNLRLSTLNYSHFIKFFRQTVSSIRSFVRQMCWEMESAGWDLDAAASSIQPDSVKAKNRRCFAFEYYVCREMFDGFNRPNFSISGEALKDSEKRQRLLMDRFTELNAVKAAADYLARKPKSTFARFCGKKYRRLVHPGMEESLFGGDCGHRKMVKSGEFPETRFFCCFAEMAKRVWLLHCLAFSFNPEASIFQVSKGAPFSDVYMDNANDEPLLSWDGSPETQPRVAFTVVPGFRLGTTVIQCLVFLC; this is translated from the coding sequence ATGGATTCTGTTGACTGCGCGGCGGTTACGCCAAGCAAGAGCAGATGGGGTGGGATTCTTGGCAAGGTTTTCCCGCGCATTCGGAAACCCAAGGTGAAGAATGATGGTGATTTAGTGAAGACAAGTGAGGATGAGAAAATGGCGGTTGAAGCTTTTGTTGCCAAGGTTTTTGCCAGCCTGTCTGCCGTTAAAGCGGCGTATGCGGAGTTGCAGTTTGCCCACTCTCCGTACGACCCGGAACTGATTCATGCGGCCGATCAGATGGTGGTGTCGGAGTTGAAGCTTTTGTCGGAGCTAAAACAGTGTTTCTCCAAGAAACAGATTGGTTGGGATCGGGGGGATCCTGGGATTACTCTGTTGTTGGCTGAAATTAAGGAGAAGAAGTGCGTTGTTAAAACGTATGAATCCATGGTGAAGAAGATGGATTCCCAGGTTAAGTTGAAGGGGTCGGAGATTATGTTCTTGAAGGAGAAATTAGAGGAGGCGGATAAAGAGAACAAATTGCTGGAGAAGAGATTGAATTCCACCTCTGAACCCGACAACCTACGACTCTCAACGTTGAATTATagtcattttattaaatttttccGGCAGACAGTGAGCTCAATCCGGAGTTTTGTCCGGCAGATGTGTTGGGAGATGGAATCCGCAGGGTGGGATTTGGACGCGGCGGCCAGTTCAATCCAACCGGATTCCGTGAAAGCAAAAAACCGCCGATGTTTCGCGTTCGAATATTATGTTTGTCGGGAGATGTTCGACGGTTTCAACCGCCCGAATTTCAGTATCTCCGGCGAGGCGTTGAAAGATTCGGAGAAAAGACAGAGGCTACTGATGGACAGATTCACGGAACTCAACGCCGTGAAGGCGGCGGCGGATTACTTGGCCCGGAAACCGAAATCGACGTTCGCGAGGTTTTGCGGCAAGAAATACCGGCGGCTGGTTCATCCCGGCATGGAAGAATCGCTGTTCGGCGGCGACTGTGGTCATCGGAAAATGGTGAAATCTGGGGAGTTCCCGGAGACGCGGTTCTTCTGTTGTTTCGCGGAAATGGCGAAACGCGTGTGGTTGTTGCATTGTTTGGCGTTTTCTTTCAACCCCGAGGCTTCGATCTTCCAAGTCAGCAAGGGGGCCCCATTCTCCGACGTTTACATGGACAACGCCAACGACGAGCCGCTCTTGTCGTGGGACGGCTCGCCGGAAACGCAGCCCAGAGTTGCTTTCACGGTGGTTCCCGGCTTCAGACTAGGTACCACTGTTATTCAATGTCTAGTATTCCTATGCTGA
- the LOC116033169 gene encoding protein transport protein Sec61 subunit alpha-like: MGGGFRVLHLVRPFLSFLPEVQSADRKIPFREKVIYTVISLFIFLVCSQLPLYGIHSTTGADPFYWMRVILASNRGTVMELGITPIVTSGLVMQLLAGSKIIEVDNNVREDRALLNGAQKLLGILIAIGEAVAYVLSGMYGSVSQLGVGNAILIIIQLCFAGIIVICLDELLQKGYGLGSGISLFIATNICETIIWKAFSPTTINSGRGAEFEGAVIALFHLLITRTDKVRALREAFYRQNLPNVTNLLATVLIFLIVIYFQGFRVVLPVRSKNARGQQGSYPIKLFYTSNMPIILQSALVSNLYFISQLLYRKYSGNFLVNLLGKWKESEYSGQSVPVGGLAYYITAPSSLADMAANPFHALFYIVFMLSACALFSKTWIEVSGSSARDVAKQLKEQQMVMPGHRESNLYKELNRYIPTAAAFGGMCIGALTVLADFMGAIGSGTGILLAVTIIYQYFETFEKERASELGFFGF, from the exons ATGGGAGGTGGATTTAGAGTTCTCCATCTTGTTCGtccttttctttcatttctgCCTGAAGTTCAAAGTGCTGACAGGAAAATTCCATTTAGAGAGAAGGTCATATATACTGTGATCTCTCTCTTCATTTTCCTTGTATGTAGTCAGCTCCCTTTGTATGGAATACACTCTACAACTGGTGCAGATCCATTCTATTGGATGCGTGTTATTCTTGCTTCAAATAGGGGTACTGTCATGGAGCTTGGAATCACCCCCATTGTGACTTCTGGACTTGTTATGCAACTCTTAGCTGGGTCAAAGATTATTGAAGTTGACAACAATGTGCGTGAGGATCGTGCACTTCT AAATGGAGCACAGAAGTTATTAGGCATTCTAATAGCTATTGGGGAGGCTGTCGCATATGTTCTCTCTGGGATGTATGGCAGTGTTAGCCAACTTGGTGTAGGCAATGCAATTCTCATTATTATCCAACTCTGCTTTGCTGGCATAATAGTTATTTGCTTGGATGAACTCCTTCAGAAAGGATATGGTTTAGGGTCTGGAATTTCACTCTTCATTGCAACCAACATTTG TGAGACAATCATTTGGAAGGCATTTAGTCCAACTACAATCAACAGTGGACGTGGAGCTGAATTTGAAGGAGCTGTTATAGCTTTGTTCCATTTATTAATTACGCGGACAGATAAGGTCCGTGCACTTCGAGAGGCTTTCTATCGGCAAAACCTACCAAATGTAACAAACTTGCTTGCCACAGTATTGATCTTCCTCATTGTTATCTACTTCCAAGGCTTCCGTGTTGTTTTGCCTGTGAGGTCAAAGAATGCCCGTGGACAACAGGGGTCATATCCAATTAAGCTATTTTACACTTCAAATATGCCAATCATTTTACAGTCTGCACTTGTATCGAATCTTTACTTTATCTCACAG TTGCTGTATAGGAAATACAGTGGAAATTTCCTCGTGAACCTGTTGGGGAAATGGAAAGAATCTGAATATTCTGGCCAATCTGTTCCTGTTGGTGGTCTTGCTTATTACATTACAGCACCATCAAG TTTGGCAGATATGGCAGCCAATCCTTTTCATGCTCTATTTTATATTGTGTTTATGCTGTCAGCTTGTGCTTTGTTTTCAAAGACCTGGATTGAAGTTTCAGGATCATCAGCCCGGGATGTGGCTAAACAGTTAAAG GAACAACAAATGGTGATGCCAGGGCACAGGGAATCAAATCTGTACAAGGAACTGAACCGTTATATACCTACTGCAGCGGCTTTTGGTGGTATGTGCATCGGTGCACTGACAGTATTGGCAGATTTCATGGGTGCAATTGGTTCTGGGACAGGGATTCTGTTGGCTGTCACAATCATATACCAGTATTTTGAGACCTTCGAGAAGGAAAGAGCCAGTGAGCTGGGTTTCTTCGGATTCTAA
- the LOC116001973 gene encoding uncharacterized protein LOC116001973 isoform X1 has product MRVSLFLLAFFALFTLCLQFQVFAAAPAGPLIKHLSSLLKWTSRPSSKIPQSDGNLLQFEDGYLVETVVEGNELGIVPYKIRVSQDGELFAVDAVSSNIVKITPPLSRYCRARLVAGSFKGHTGHVDGKPSDARFNNPRGVTMDDKGNVYVADISNLAIRKIGEAGVTTIAGGKSNIPGYRDGPSEDAQFSNDFDVIYVRPTCSLLIVDRGNAAIRQISLSQEDCDYQFSSVSTIDIFMVVGAVLIGYGVCILQQGFGSNPFSNVQGDAEAEQDQQLIKEKPSPIVEIDKEDEQAAGWPSFGQLVWDLSKLAVEAVGSIFAHLNPLQFRMKSTKGSLTPLKDSLIMPEDEVDRIQKQRATAHLPETRQVHPQNIGDNISEVKPLKHRSSSMKDPSLLTKHRSSKRHEYAEYYASGEVPPYTQVRSKSQKERSKHRRPEKSSAPNLGGTTGMEQKHIETKGHHFADTRYEHYNIRNKYGDPHSYQ; this is encoded by the exons ATGAGGGTTTCACTTTTCCTGCTTGCCTTCTTCGCCCTCTTCACCCTTTGCCTTCAGTTTCAAGTCTTTGCTGCTGCCCCAGCTG GGCCTCTGATAAAGCACTTGAGTTCTCTGCTCAAATGGACTAGTAGGCCTTCATCCAAGATTCCCCAATCAG ATGGAAATTTACTTCAATTTGAAGATGGGTACTTGGTTGAAACTGTTGTCGAAGGAAATGAACTGGGCATTGTGCCTTATAAGATCCGCGTCTCACAGGATGGTGAACTATTTGCTGTGGATGCTGTTAGTAGCAACATTGTTAAAATTACTCCTCCCTTGTCACGGT ATTGTAGGGCAAGGTTGGTTGCTGGTTCATTTAAGGGTCATACAGGACATGTTGATGGAAAACCGAGCGATGCTCGTTTTAATAATCCAAGAGGAGTTACCATGGATGATAAAGGGAATGTATATGTCGCTGATATCTCAAATCTTGCCATAAGAAAGATAGGAGAAGCAG GTGTAACAACAATTGCTGGAGGAAAGTCCAACATCCCTGGATATAGAGATGGGCCAAGTGAGGATGCACAGTTCTCAAACGATTTTGATGTGATCTACGTCCGACCAACATGTTCATTACTAATTGTTGATAGAGGAAATGCAGCGATTAGGCAAATTTCCCTTAGTCAAGAGGACTGTGATTACCAGTTCAGTTCTGTCTCAACCATAG ATATTTTTATGGTCGTTGGTGCTGTATTGATAGGGTATGGTGTGTGCATACTTCAGCAGGGATTTGGTTCTAACCCTTTCTCAAATGTT CAAGGGGATGCGGAAGCTGAGCAAGATCAACAACTGATCAAGGAGAAGCCATCTCCCATTGTCGAAATTGATAAAGAGGATGAGCAGGCAGCTGGATGGCCGTCTTTTGGGCAGCTTGTATGGGATTTGTCCAAGCTTGCCGTTGAAGCTGTGGGTAGCATTTTTGCTCATCTCAATCCGCTACAATTCAGGATGAAGAGCACCAAAGGTAGTCTCACTCCGCTCAAAGATTCTCTCATCATGCCAGAAGATGAGGTTGACCGCATTCAGAAACAAAGAGCTACAGCTCATCTCCCCGAGACCAGGCAGGTTCACCCGCAAAATATTGGTGACAACATTTCTGAGGTCAAGCCCCTCAAACATAGATCTTCTAGCATGAAAGACCCATCATTGTTGACCAAGCACCGGTCTTCCAAGCGCCATGAATACGCAGAGTACTATGCATCAGGTGAGGTTCCTCCCTATACACAGGTGAGGTCGAAAAGCCAGAAGGAAAGGTCAAAACATCGCCGACCAGAGAAAAGCTCAGCACCAAATTTGGGAGGCACCACTGGGATGGAACAAAAACACATTGAAACAAAGGGCCACCACTTTGCAGATACAAGGTATGAGCATTATAATATCAGGAACAAGTATGGGGACCCTCATAGCTATCAGTAG
- the LOC116001973 gene encoding uncharacterized protein LOC116001973 isoform X2 — MRVSLFLLAFFALFTLCLQFQVFAAAPAGPLIKHLSSLLKWTSRPSSKIPQSDGNLLQFEDGYLVETVVEGNELGIVPYKIRVSQDGELFAVDAVSSNIVKITPPLSRYCRARLVAGSFKGHTGHVDGKPSDARFNNPRGVTMDDKGNVYVADISNLAIRKIGEAGVTTIAGGKSNIPGYRDGPSEDAQFSNDFDVIYVRPTCSLLIVDRGNAAIRQISLSQEDCDYQFSSVSTIDIFMVVGAVLIGYGVCILQQGFGSNPFSNVQGDAEAEQDQQLIKEKPSPIVEIDKEDEQAAGWPSFGQLVWDLSKLAVEAVGSIFAHLNPLQFRMKSTKGSLTPLKDSLIMPEDEVDRIQKQRATAHLPETRQVHPQNIGDNISEVKPLKHRSSSMKDPSLLTKHRSSKRHEYAEYYASGEVPPYTQVRSKSQKERSKHRRPEKSSAPNLGGTTGMEQKHIETKGHHFADTRNSRY, encoded by the exons ATGAGGGTTTCACTTTTCCTGCTTGCCTTCTTCGCCCTCTTCACCCTTTGCCTTCAGTTTCAAGTCTTTGCTGCTGCCCCAGCTG GGCCTCTGATAAAGCACTTGAGTTCTCTGCTCAAATGGACTAGTAGGCCTTCATCCAAGATTCCCCAATCAG ATGGAAATTTACTTCAATTTGAAGATGGGTACTTGGTTGAAACTGTTGTCGAAGGAAATGAACTGGGCATTGTGCCTTATAAGATCCGCGTCTCACAGGATGGTGAACTATTTGCTGTGGATGCTGTTAGTAGCAACATTGTTAAAATTACTCCTCCCTTGTCACGGT ATTGTAGGGCAAGGTTGGTTGCTGGTTCATTTAAGGGTCATACAGGACATGTTGATGGAAAACCGAGCGATGCTCGTTTTAATAATCCAAGAGGAGTTACCATGGATGATAAAGGGAATGTATATGTCGCTGATATCTCAAATCTTGCCATAAGAAAGATAGGAGAAGCAG GTGTAACAACAATTGCTGGAGGAAAGTCCAACATCCCTGGATATAGAGATGGGCCAAGTGAGGATGCACAGTTCTCAAACGATTTTGATGTGATCTACGTCCGACCAACATGTTCATTACTAATTGTTGATAGAGGAAATGCAGCGATTAGGCAAATTTCCCTTAGTCAAGAGGACTGTGATTACCAGTTCAGTTCTGTCTCAACCATAG ATATTTTTATGGTCGTTGGTGCTGTATTGATAGGGTATGGTGTGTGCATACTTCAGCAGGGATTTGGTTCTAACCCTTTCTCAAATGTT CAAGGGGATGCGGAAGCTGAGCAAGATCAACAACTGATCAAGGAGAAGCCATCTCCCATTGTCGAAATTGATAAAGAGGATGAGCAGGCAGCTGGATGGCCGTCTTTTGGGCAGCTTGTATGGGATTTGTCCAAGCTTGCCGTTGAAGCTGTGGGTAGCATTTTTGCTCATCTCAATCCGCTACAATTCAGGATGAAGAGCACCAAAGGTAGTCTCACTCCGCTCAAAGATTCTCTCATCATGCCAGAAGATGAGGTTGACCGCATTCAGAAACAAAGAGCTACAGCTCATCTCCCCGAGACCAGGCAGGTTCACCCGCAAAATATTGGTGACAACATTTCTGAGGTCAAGCCCCTCAAACATAGATCTTCTAGCATGAAAGACCCATCATTGTTGACCAAGCACCGGTCTTCCAAGCGCCATGAATACGCAGAGTACTATGCATCAGGTGAGGTTCCTCCCTATACACAGGTGAGGTCGAAAAGCCAGAAGGAAAGGTCAAAACATCGCCGACCAGAGAAAAGCTCAGCACCAAATTTGGGAGGCACCACTGGGATGGAACAAAAACACATTGAAACAAAGGGCCACCACTTTGCAGATACAAG AAACAGTAGGTATTAA
- the LOC115999069 gene encoding ubiquitin domain-containing protein 1-like, with the protein MGCTGSSPAKADGTVKKIRKPKPWKHPQPITKSQLMQLREEFWDTAPHYGGRKEIWDALRAAAEADLNLAQAVVDSAGVIIQSADLTVCYDERGAKYELPKYVLSEPTNLIRDG; encoded by the exons ATGGGTTGTACTGGCTCCTCACCAGCCAAGGCAGACG GAACTGTTAAAAAGATAAGAAAGCCAAAGCCATGGAAGCATCCACAGCCAATAACCAAGAGTCAGCTGATGCAGTTGAGAGAAGAGTTTTGGGACACTGCCCCTCACTATGGTGGCAGGAAAG AAATCTGGGATGCCCTTCGCGCTGCTGCAGAAGCAGATCTAAACCTAGCTCAAGCAGTTGTGGACAGTGCTGGGGTCATTATCCAGAGTGCGGATTTGACTGTATGCTATGATGAGAGAG GTGCAAAATATGAACTACCCAAGTATGTTTTGAGCGAGCCAACAAACCTGATTCGAGACGGTTGA
- the LOC116011305 gene encoding uncharacterized protein LOC116011305 — translation MQKFPGTSAVVIVGDESMSENGEAQAITSGKGEELLRRKGIAGEMVSYKWLSRNFLVSSNDAKRLLHEFVEKHGNGLEVVYSLSGWLKNTPSTYHIRIVSSPKLAEAKQEFKENCSVQVYSVQACIPKDPAALWNSEFVQAEELFKQPHLADNCLWDNSINLQIISAFFHAHWHFCGVLNSSIKWNAERTSISVSAPQVKNAGVLGMNESKVTSPSVTMPQPQEQKGQKSSPKANTHFLVTVNDIKNESCEKGEQNSKLAIDNNEKSIQSLANKKVSTKNTSTGNRGTLVKMWGSATMKSIPDQFLAEADKSIPTTTASAEAQIHALEVLEDGTSDEDEDEDVKVMRRSNGEGNRKRRVVFYLSDEEEEYTNAVNLASPDPPKVKSSLGLKSSSNTMEKDKNNLNFEGTESKTMVNKGNTAVEKGDKMTDVAPKSPKRKKVLKTHINDHGREV, via the exons ATGCAAAAATTTCCGGGAACGAGTGCTGTAGTGATCGTCGGCGATGAGAGTATGTCGGAAAACGGCGAAGCGCAGGCGATTACGTCGGGAAAGGGTGAAGAACTCTTGCGGAGGAAGGGAATCGCCGGCGAAATG GTGTCCTACAAGTGGCTGAGTCGGAATTTCTTGGTGTCTTCAAATGATGCAAAGAG ATTGCTTCATGAGTTTGTTGAGAAGCATGGCAATGGTCTAGAAGTAGTTTATAGCTTGTCTGGATGGTTGAAAAATACCCCTTCAACCTACCATATAAGGATTGTCTCAAGTCCTAAACTTGCAG AAGCCAAACAAGAGTTCAAAGAAAATTGCTCAGTTCAGGTCTATAGTGTGCAAGCTTGCATCCCAAAGGATCCAGCTGCCCTTTGGAATTCTGAATTTGTCCAAGCTGAAGAACTGTTTAAGCAGCCCCACTTAGCTGATAATTGTCTTTGGGATAATAG TATAAACTTACAGATTATATCTGCTTTCTTCCATGCTCATTGGCACTTTTGTGGAGTTTTGAATTCCTCCATCAAGTGGAATGCTGAGAGAACATCTATCAGTGTTTCTGCCCCTCAAGTGAAAAATGCAGGAGTCTTAGGGATGAATGAAAGTAAAGTTACAAGCCCAAGTGTGACTATGCCACAACCTCAGGAGCAAAAGGGCCAGAAATCAAGTCCTAAGGCTAATACACATTTTCTTGTTACAGTTAATGACATCAAGAATGAAAGCTGTGAGAAAGGAGAACAGAACAGTAAACTTGCTATAGATAATAATGAGAAGTCCATTCAATCCCTGGCAAATAAGAAAGTCAGCACGAAGAACACCTCCACTGGGAATAGAGGGACATTGGTTAAAATGTGGGGTTCTGCAACTATGAAGTCAATACCTGACCAATTTTTGGCAGAGGCTGACAAATCGATTCCAACTACAACAG CTAGTGCAGAAGCTCAAATTCATGCTCTTGAAGTGCTGGAAGATGGAACcagtgatgaagatgaagatgaagatgttaAGGTTATGAGAAGATCCAATGGTGAAGGGAATCGAAAAAGAAGGGTTGTCTTTTATTTGTCTGATGAAGAAGAGGAATATACAAATGCAGTCAACCTAGCATCACCTGATCCTCCAAAAGTGAAATCTTCTTTAGGATTGAAATCGAGTTCAAATACTATGGAAAAGGATAAGAACAACTTAAATTTTGAGGGAACTGAGAGTAAAACAATGGTCAACAAAGGGAATACAGCTGTGGAGAAAG GGGACAAAATGACTGATGTTGCTCCAAAATCACCTAAAAGGAAAAAAGTTCTAAAGACGCACATAAATGACCATGGAAGAGAAG TTTGA
- the LOC116013785 gene encoding uncharacterized protein LOC116013785 — protein MKDKYGDCPTLLVTALKEYLALGSSSLFWKVDELTIEVVDMSWKESKNYIDCGLFVMRHMETYKGTLNKWNPGFKKQANLNENFLIGLRARYAATIIRWRANILKNIVIKKTKLLYNKK, from the exons ATGAAGGACAAGTATGGAGATTGCCCAACCCTCTTG GTTACAGCTTTAAAAGAATACCTAGCACTGGGGTCATCTTCCCTATTCTGGAAGGTGGATGAGCTAACCATAGAGGTTGTGGACATGAGTTGGAAAGAATCGAAAAATTACATTGATTGCGGACTATTTGTAATGAGGCATATGGAAACATATAAAGGGACATTGAATAAATGGAACCCGGGATTCAAAAAGCAAGCAAACTTAAAT gaaaacttcttaattggattgagggccaggtacgccgcaacaatcataaggtggcgtgccaacatattgaaaaacattgtgatcaagaaaaccaaactcttgtacaacaagaaatga